CCGGTCACACTGCCTGCGGTTGACGGGCTCTCCTTCACCGTCGTGGCAGGCAGTGCGCTGCGTCCCGGTGACCGGCTACGGGTTGATCATGGCACGGCTGCGGGGACCGTCAACGCACCAATGTCGCTGTGGGCCTGGCGTGCCTGGATTTCATGCGTTGGTGCCGGCCTGAACCGAACTAGGATTGCCTTGATTGCCGAGTTCGGGGAGGGTGGTCATCAACGGCGGAGGCGACAACATGCGCGGTGTGTCAGGTCGCGCCGTTGCCGAGGAGGGAAATCCCGGCGACCAGCACCGGCGGACCGTCGAGAGACTTCGGTCGGCGATCGCAAGCGAACCGCACAACCCCGAGTTGCTGATCCGCTATGCGGAGTTGCTGTACTCGCTCGCCGATTACGCCGCTGCGGGCCAGGCAGTCTACTCCGCGCTCGGGATAGTTCCCGTCGATGAGCGGGCGATGAAACTCTATGCGCGCGTTCTGTTCAGCCAAGGGCGTCTTGGCGAAGCCGTGGCAATGGCCGAGATGGCCGCGAACGCGTATGCACGTTCGGCCGACGCGCAGTTCCTCTACGCATGGATGCTGGCGGCGTGCCGGCGTGACGCAGCGGCAGTCTGGGCAATCGATCGCGCTATTCGATGCAACCGCAACGTGGTCGACTATTGGCTGCTGCGCGCGGAGCTGTCTATCGGCAGTTCGGTCCGGCCGGAGCGATACCGAACTATGAAGTTGTACTGCGGTTGGATCCCAACAACTGTTGGGCAGCGCACGATCTGGCGGTCTGTCGGGCGCAGCAGCTCTGGTTCGCCGAGGCCGTTCACGGGTTGGTGCGGGCATATCAGCTGAACCGGATCTCTGGCGCTGGGCGCGCGAGAACCTGGTCGCCATCCTGCGACGCGTTCTAATGATCGGGCAGCTGCTAACCATCCTGCTGTCAGTCGTGACGGGAGCACTTGTGCGAGTGAAACCTGACGACAGCGTTACGACGACGGCCCTGCGGCTCGATGCGGGACTGTTTGCGCTGAGTCTGGTGGTGGTGCTCTACTGGATCCTGCGCACCTTTCCCTTTTCAACACTGCGTGATTTGCTGGAGTCGTACATTTGGTTGGCGGTCGCGTTGTTGGTACAAGTACTCGCGGCTGTGACCGGGTTGGTTGCGTTGATCGGGGGATCGACGATCATGGTCGCTGTCCTTGCGACGGCCGTGTTGGCCAGCGCAAAGCGTCTCAGATACTACTTTTCGTTCCAACGCTATTCGCGGGCGGCGCCATCGTTACTAGCGTTGCCCCAGTGACGTGCGACATCCGAGGGATCGTGAAACGGTGTATTTCGGAGTCGGCGGATTGTGATTGTGGTGTCCGGGGGTTTTGGGCCGTGGTGATCGAGATGGTCTACCTGTCCATGGTTGTTGTGTAGGAAGTCTGGGGGGTGGTTGTTCTTGCGTCAGTTGTTGGGGCGGGTCGTTATGGTTTTTGGTAGTTTTCGACGCCTTGGATGTTGGTGAGTTGTTGGGCGTCGGTGATGACTTCGTAGACGGCGGGTTCGATGAGTTTGGCTCCCACGCGGGGTCTGCTGCACGAACAGGTGACAGTTTCGGTCACGCGGCCTGACTGGCCGGTGTGGTCATGATGGCTTCGAACTCGATGGGGGTCAACCGGTCGAGGCCGGCCTGGCGCCGGCGGCGATGGTAGGTCCGTTCGATCCAGATGACGATCGCGATCCGCAGCTCTTCTCGGGTGCGCCAACGGCGGCGGTCCAAGACGTTCTTCTGCAGCAGGCTGAAGAAGCTCTCCATGGCTGCGTTGTCGCCGGCCGCGCCGACGCGTGTCGCTTGCCAGGGTGATGGGACCACCTGATTGCCAAGGGGATGGGACCACCGTGGCGCGTTACTGAGGATGCTCGTCGTCGGGGCCGGGGTCAAGCTGGGGTCGGGTGCGTTGTCGGTAGGACGGTCCCTCGATGACCAGGGTGTGGGCCGCGGAGGTCAGCCGGTCAATGGCTGATTGGGCGAGCAGGGTGTCGGCGGTCATGGTCAGCCATTCGGCGGGCTCGCGGTTCGACGTCACGATGGTGGTCTTGGTGCGGTGGCGTTCGACGACGATTTCGTAGAAGTCGCTGGTTTCGGTGGCGTCGAGGGGTCGTAGCGCGAAGTCGTCGATGATGAGGACGTCGACGGCGGCCAGTCGGCGGATCTCGGCTTCGACGGTGTGGTCGAGCCGGGCGGCGCGTAGCCGGGTGAACAGTTTGTCGGCGCGGCCGAACACGACGGTGTGGCGGCGACGAATAGCCATGTGCCCCAATGCTGTTGCCAGATGAGTTTTGCCAACACCAACGGGTCCGAGGACGATGGCGGACTGGCCGGCGTCGAGGAACCGCAGTGAGGTCAGATCGCCGAGCAGGGTGCGGTCATAGCGCAGGTCTTCATGTGCGGTCCAGGTGTCGAACCGCATGGTGGGGTCGAGCCCGGCTTTGGCCGCTCGTAGTGCGGCGGAGCGGGATTCGCGTCTGGAGACCTCGTCGGCGAGCAGTGTTTCGAGAAAGCCGATGTGGCTGAGTTTGTGTTGGCGGGCCAGGGCGGCGCGTTCGGGCAGGGTGTCGGCCATCGCTCCGAGTTTGAGGGCCTTGAGCAGTCTGAGCAGATCAGCGCCGATAGGGTCGGTGGCGCCACGGTGGGTGGTGGTCATGTCAGCGGGTCTCCTCGGGATCGGTGCCGGGTACGGCGGTCAATGATGTTGGGGTGGAGTTGAATTCGGATGGATCGCGGACAAACCGGGTCGCGGTGTGGCCGACTGCCTGTGGCAGTGCCGGGGCGCTGGTCTCGGTGGCGCGCTCCAGCATGGAGGCGATCTTGTTCACCGAGACGACATCGAGATCCAGCGATAGCGAGCAGGCTTGTTCGACCCGCGCTGCGCCGTAGCGCCGTACCAGGCCCAGCAGGCGGTAGACCGTGCGCATCCGGGTCCAGGGCAGCCGGTCATCGAGGATGCGTTCGGCGTAGATCCCCACGTGGGGGCCGTGGGAGGCGCAGGTGGCGATCAACGCCGCCACATCCCGCAGGGCGTAGCCGGTCTTGTGTTCGGGCAGATCGGTGGGGTCGGTACTGCGCCCACCGGGCCGCTGGCGGGGGTGAACCTTGACCAGCACGCCGCGGTGGTAGAACTTCACGAGCTCGGTGTCGGCGCGCACGTCCAAGCGCTGTCCTATCCAGCACTCGGGCAGCGAGTACAGCGCCTTGCCGACCTCGGCGTGGAAATCGCGGTGCACCTTGACCGTCTTGAACACCGGCACGTCATAGACCTCCGGCGCCGGCAGCAGCTTCGGTTGTTCCTCGGCGGTGAACACCTGCCCCGGCTGTGCGCAGGTGGTGCCGTGGGTGCGGGTGCCCGCCGTGTCACGACACCACCGCACGGCGGCCTGCTGCGCTTGCTCAAGGCTGGTGAATGTTTCACCGTCCCAGAAGTTTCGGCGCACGTATTGCACGGCGCGTTCCACGCGCGGCTTGTCTTTCGGCGAGGCCACCCACCCTCGCCGGGTCGGTCAGGAACCCGGCATGGCCGGCGTAGTCCAGCCAGCCCTGGCTGAACTGCGGGTTGACCGCATCGGCGGCGGCGATCACCGGTTTGAGATTGTCGGGGATCAGCACCGCGAACACGCCCCCGAAGAACTCCCACGCCGCCTCGCATCCGGCGATCACCGCGGCCAGGGTCTGCGAGTAGGACAGCCACACGAACATGTGTCGGGAGTACACCGCGGTGAAGATCAGGGCATGCACCTTGCGGCGCCGCCCGTCGGCGGGGTCGGTGAGCATCCCCAAATAGCCAAAATCGATCTGGCACTCCACCCCGGGATCACCATCGGCGACCCGTACTGTGAGGTCCTTGCGGCCGAAACCGCAACGCTGGCTGGCGAATCGATGCAATGTCCGGTACGGCACCACACAGCCCTGCCGACCCAGCAGGGTGTGGATCTTGGTCACCGTC
The window above is part of the Mycolicibacterium hassiacum DSM 44199 genome. Proteins encoded here:
- the istB gene encoding IS21-like element helper ATPase IstB, with amino-acid sequence MTTTHRGATDPIGADLLRLLKALKLGAMADTLPERAALARQHKLSHIGFLETLLADEVSRRESRSAALRAAKAGLDPTMRFDTWTAHEDLRYDRTLLGDLTSLRFLDAGQSAIVLGPVGVGKTHLATALGHMAIRRRHTVVFGRADKLFTRLRAARLDHTVEAEIRRLAAVDVLIIDDFALRPLDATETSDFYEIVVERHRTKTTIVTSNREPAEWLTMTADTLLAQSAIDRLTSAAHTLVIEGPSYRQRTRPQLDPGPDDEHPQ
- a CDS encoding tetratricopeptide repeat protein; this encodes MVINGGGDNMRGVSGRAVAEEGNPGDQHRRTVERLRSAIASEPHNPELLIRYAELLYSLADYAAAGQAVYSALGIVPVDERAMKLYARVLFSQGRLGEAVAMAEMAANAYARSADAQFLYAWMLAACRRDAAAVWAIDRAIRCNRNVVDYWLLRAELSIGSSVRPERYRTMKLYCGWIPTTVGQRTIWRSVGRSSSGSPRPFTGWCGHIS